One genomic window of Granulicella arctica includes the following:
- a CDS encoding alpha/beta fold hydrolase — MPYAASTNILKHLELGLPNARLVSATPTNATAPTEYLEANGVRYAYRRFGEGDGPPLLFLQHFRGTMDDWDPWITDGLALGRTVILFDNVGIGRSSGEVPDSVAAMAHDALVFVDALGLKQIDLFAFSLGGFVGQQVLLDRPSLVRRAILAGTGPQGGHGMQGYTPDVTAVATKFPLEGREKGFLFFATSKTSQEAGAAFIDRTLLRREDRDIPTNMQAMQRQGDAIGAWGHGSLGAYKKQLETIKHPVLVVNGSEDIMVPSINAFELAQQLPDAQLIMYPDAGHGAIFQYAERFVAHATLFLQESNTTR, encoded by the coding sequence CAGCGCCTACCGAATACCTCGAAGCCAACGGGGTTCGTTATGCATATAGGCGGTTCGGTGAGGGCGATGGCCCCCCGCTGCTCTTTCTTCAACACTTCCGTGGCACTATGGACGATTGGGACCCGTGGATCACGGACGGCCTGGCGCTGGGGCGAACTGTCATCCTTTTCGACAATGTCGGGATCGGGCGGTCAAGTGGAGAGGTTCCCGACAGCGTTGCCGCGATGGCGCACGACGCATTGGTGTTTGTCGACGCGCTTGGGCTGAAGCAGATCGATCTCTTTGCTTTTTCACTCGGCGGGTTTGTAGGCCAGCAGGTGCTGCTCGATCGGCCTTCACTTGTACGTCGTGCGATCCTGGCGGGTACAGGCCCGCAGGGGGGTCATGGCATGCAAGGGTACACACCGGATGTAACGGCTGTCGCGACCAAGTTCCCGCTCGAAGGTCGCGAAAAGGGATTCTTATTTTTTGCAACTTCAAAAACGAGCCAAGAGGCCGGAGCTGCGTTTATCGACCGAACATTGCTTCGAAGAGAAGATCGTGACATTCCCACGAACATGCAAGCCATGCAGAGACAGGGAGACGCTATAGGCGCCTGGGGCCACGGGTCACTCGGTGCCTACAAGAAACAGCTAGAGACGATAAAGCATCCTGTTTTGGTGGTGAACGGCTCCGAGGACATTATGGTGCCTTCCATAAATGCATTTGAGCTGGCCCAACAGCTGCCTGACGCCCAGCTGATCATGTACCCAGATGCTGGGCATGGCGCAATCTTTCAATACGCAGAGCGTTTCGTAGCACACGCAACACTCTTCCTTCAGGAAAGCAACACAACTCGGTAG
- a CDS encoding TetR/AcrR family transcriptional regulator: MTKIDTLRSDAQANRDRILEVARDALAAEPTTSLNSIAKEAGVGAGTLYRHFPSRESLVLGVYRKEIETLVALAPALLAKHPPLQAFKIWCDRLAKFGRMKYGVADIVHAAASEQDAQSSYGPMLTVVRQLMSACKQIGAIDPGADPEDFLVLVGLLWRIPPTAAGEAQVKRILAMIYKGLGIKGLT, encoded by the coding sequence ATGACTAAAATTGACACGCTGCGCTCCGATGCGCAGGCAAACAGAGACCGGATACTGGAAGTGGCACGCGATGCGCTCGCGGCTGAGCCGACTACTTCTCTGAACTCGATTGCGAAGGAAGCTGGGGTAGGAGCTGGCACGTTGTATCGCCACTTCCCCAGCCGTGAGTCACTGGTACTTGGCGTCTACCGCAAAGAGATCGAAACACTTGTGGCCCTCGCACCGGCGCTGCTTGCGAAGCATCCGCCTCTCCAAGCCTTCAAGATCTGGTGCGACCGGCTGGCAAAGTTCGGAAGGATGAAGTATGGGGTAGCTGACATCGTCCATGCTGCGGCGTCGGAGCAAGATGCGCAGAGCTCGTATGGACCCATGCTCACTGTAGTTCGCCAGTTGATGAGCGCCTGCAAGCAGATCGGGGCGATTGATCCTGGAGCTGACCCGGAGGACTTCCTGGTACTTGTAGGTCTTTTGTGGCGCATTCCTCCAACTGCCGCTGGCGAGGCGCAGGTAAAGCGGATTCTCGCGATGATCTACAAAGGATTAGGGATAAAAGGCTTGACGTAA
- a CDS encoding aldo/keto reductase, whose amino-acid sequence MQYKKLGTTGLDISPICIGCMGFGEPSRAYPSWSLDEESSRTLIRHAVEAGINFFDTANMYSNGGSEEIVGKALKEFTNRDSVVIATKVASATHDGPNAIGLSRKSIMREIDRSLTRLGTDYVDLYQIHRRDQLTPWEETLEALHDLVKMGKVRYLGASSMKAWEFSKALHLQKENGWSRFVSLQDTYNLVTREEEREMLPLCTDEGVQTLVYSPLARGVLARPWGSTTARSESEAAAGYKDTTNAASDQKIVEAVSAIAKERGVSQAVIALAWLRSKAVVAAPILGALKAGHIDDAVATLSVNLTPDEIATLEAPYTPRMDYQGVSDPAMLARAIQATTGFKISA is encoded by the coding sequence ATGCAATATAAGAAGCTTGGCACCACAGGTCTTGACATCTCCCCCATCTGTATCGGCTGCATGGGGTTCGGCGAGCCTTCACGCGCCTATCCGAGCTGGTCGCTTGATGAGGAGTCCAGCCGGACGCTGATCCGCCATGCGGTTGAGGCAGGGATCAACTTCTTCGACACCGCCAATATGTACTCCAACGGCGGCAGCGAAGAAATTGTAGGCAAGGCGCTCAAGGAGTTCACGAATCGAGACAGTGTGGTGATTGCGACGAAGGTCGCCTCGGCCACGCACGACGGTCCGAACGCCATTGGCTTGTCCCGTAAGTCGATCATGAGGGAGATCGACCGCAGCCTGACGCGGCTGGGGACGGATTACGTGGACCTTTACCAGATTCATCGTCGCGACCAGCTCACGCCCTGGGAAGAGACGTTGGAAGCCCTTCACGATCTGGTCAAGATGGGCAAGGTCCGCTATCTCGGTGCATCGTCCATGAAGGCATGGGAATTCAGCAAAGCACTCCACCTTCAAAAGGAAAATGGATGGTCTCGCTTCGTTTCTTTGCAGGATACCTACAACTTGGTCACACGCGAGGAAGAACGCGAGATGTTGCCGCTCTGCACAGACGAAGGCGTGCAAACACTTGTGTATAGCCCGCTGGCCCGTGGCGTTCTGGCCCGGCCCTGGGGATCGACTACAGCTCGATCCGAGTCGGAAGCAGCCGCAGGCTACAAGGATACGACTAATGCGGCCAGCGACCAGAAGATCGTCGAGGCGGTTAGCGCGATTGCAAAAGAGCGTGGAGTGAGCCAGGCAGTCATCGCATTAGCATGGTTGCGTAGCAAGGCGGTCGTCGCCGCTCCTATTTTGGGCGCTCTAAAAGCCGGTCACATCGACGATGCTGTTGCAACTCTTTCGGTCAATTTGACCCCCGACGAGATTGCGACGCTGGAGGCGCCCTACACACCCCGTATGGACTATCAAGGCGTGTCTGACCCGGCGATGTTGGCGCGCGCCATACAGGCCACAACAGGTTTCAAAATATCTGCCTGA
- a CDS encoding recombinase family protein encodes MARVKELTVTKKSARKTQPTKAAKPARSTKPANVAKSARPAKGQCVGYIRVSTLDQREDRQLEGVTVDRRFVDHVSGKDVKRPQLTAMLSFVREGDTVVCHSMDRLGRNLDDLRKLVFGLTERGIRVEFRKEISSLPARTHRWRICC; translated from the coding sequence ATGGCGCGGGTCAAAGAGCTTACTGTTACAAAAAAGAGCGCGAGAAAGACGCAGCCGACGAAGGCTGCGAAACCGGCTCGGTCCACGAAGCCGGCAAACGTCGCAAAGTCGGCTCGGCCGGCGAAGGGTCAGTGCGTCGGGTACATCCGAGTGAGCACTCTCGATCAGCGCGAGGATCGCCAGCTCGAAGGCGTGACGGTGGACCGTCGTTTCGTGGATCACGTTTCAGGAAAAGACGTAAAACGACCCCAACTCACAGCGATGCTTTCGTTCGTCCGCGAGGGAGACACAGTGGTGTGTCACTCGATGGACCGGCTCGGCCGCAACCTGGATGATCTTCGCAAGCTGGTGTTCGGCTTGACGGAGCGCGGCATACGCGTCGAGTTCCGCAAGGAAATCTCATCTTTACCGGCGAGGACTCACCGATGGCGAATCTGCTGTTGA
- a CDS encoding helix-turn-helix domain-containing protein codes for MANLLLSVMGAIAEFERQLIRERQREGIELAKKRGVYKGRPKTLSAEVIASLVQRFEAGEKPSVLAREFGVSRMTLHRYRTKAIGSGSL; via the coding sequence ATGGCGAATCTGCTGTTGAGCGTCATGGGAGCCATTGCAGAGTTTGAGCGGCAATTGATACGTGAGCGCCAGCGAGAGGGAATTGAGCTGGCGAAGAAACGTGGCGTGTACAAAGGCAGGCCAAAAACGTTGAGTGCGGAAGTCATCGCTTCGCTCGTGCAGAGGTTTGAAGCCGGGGAAAAACCGTCGGTGCTTGCGCGAGAGTTTGGGGTCTCGCGAATGACTCTGCACCGCTATAGAACGAAAGCGATCGGCTCGGGCTCCTTATGA
- a CDS encoding HNH endonuclease signature motif containing protein codes for MTKPKQIVMHCPCGNGKVLAKGLCSTCYTLKRQDEEYFGGHREEVLKRDDYRCRVPGCTTLKRGKRSVAVHHREAGNSDPAKMLTLCLPCHAKVTRTFYVQDDWPEFLRVLWREQHPEEHEQSALSFATTAPQAKNVSLFKEMGDLPAARRTRRQ; via the coding sequence ATGACGAAGCCGAAGCAGATCGTGATGCATTGCCCCTGTGGGAACGGCAAAGTCCTCGCCAAGGGCCTGTGCTCGACGTGCTATACGCTGAAGCGCCAGGATGAGGAATATTTCGGTGGTCATCGTGAGGAAGTGCTGAAGCGTGACGACTACCGTTGCCGCGTTCCAGGATGCACAACTCTGAAGCGTGGGAAGCGCTCAGTAGCGGTACATCACAGGGAAGCGGGGAACAGCGATCCGGCAAAAATGCTGACGCTGTGCTTGCCGTGTCACGCGAAGGTGACGCGCACCTTCTACGTGCAGGACGACTGGCCGGAGTTCCTGCGAGTTCTGTGGCGAGAGCAACATCCTGAAGAACATGAGCAGAGCGCCTTAAGCTTCGCGACGACGGCGCCCCAAGCAAAGAACGTGTCGCTCTTCAAAGAAATGGGTGACCTACCGGCCGCAAGACGAACGCGGCGGCAGTAG